A window of the Desulfobacula toluolica Tol2 genome harbors these coding sequences:
- a CDS encoding sensor histidine kinase: protein MKYSFKELFDLSKMQKLINEFSRFTSISLSIISMDGDVLICSGWQRICSQFHMQDPQARKECLKSNTKIRREFKKGVPFVIYNCPHGLVDASFPIVIAGKHLASLVSGQIFLEPPDKAKEKLFKEQARKFGFDEALYLKLFSEIPVFTEEKFRSVLLFLAQIVQIITQLGTSRLNVLEAEKRLKLCETKLKSSFKESAEALHISHLASLGELSAGVVHEINNPIAGIISIAEILVDQFHKLGGDKKIPERIVHEGERIANIVKNMLSFATDKKDERNFVYIYDILKLTLELVEKQIIKDGIKLSVNILSDLPGINACSQEIQQVFFNIISNARYALKKKYPTPHENKIFEIKGKVIISEEKKYVRLIFYDRGLGIPRDFLDKVTDPFFSTKPRGEGTGLGLSISHGIIEAHGGKLLFESKEGEYTKVMVDLPIHKVPNPEEKL, encoded by the coding sequence ATGAAATACAGTTTCAAAGAACTGTTTGATCTATCTAAAATGCAAAAGTTAATCAATGAATTTTCCAGGTTCACCTCAATCTCTTTGAGTATCATCAGTATGGATGGAGACGTTCTAATCTGTTCGGGATGGCAAAGGATATGTTCGCAATTTCATATGCAAGATCCACAGGCCAGAAAAGAATGTTTAAAAAGCAATACAAAGATCAGGAGAGAATTTAAGAAGGGAGTTCCTTTTGTTATTTACAATTGTCCGCATGGTTTGGTTGATGCATCGTTTCCAATTGTCATAGCAGGGAAACATCTTGCCAGTCTGGTTTCAGGTCAGATTTTTCTGGAACCGCCAGATAAAGCCAAAGAAAAACTCTTCAAAGAGCAGGCACGAAAATTTGGTTTTGATGAGGCATTGTATCTTAAACTGTTTAGTGAAATTCCGGTTTTTACAGAGGAAAAATTTCGATCTGTTCTTTTGTTTCTTGCACAAATAGTACAAATTATAACTCAATTGGGAACTTCCAGATTGAATGTGCTGGAAGCTGAAAAGCGTTTGAAATTGTGTGAAACCAAGTTGAAAAGTTCGTTTAAAGAATCTGCTGAAGCTCTTCATATAAGCCATTTGGCTTCCCTGGGTGAACTTTCCGCCGGAGTTGTTCATGAGATCAATAATCCGATTGCAGGTATCATCAGCATAGCAGAAATTCTTGTGGATCAATTCCATAAACTTGGCGGGGATAAAAAAATTCCAGAACGAATTGTCCATGAAGGAGAGCGAATTGCAAATATTGTAAAAAATATGCTTTCCTTTGCAACGGACAAAAAGGATGAACGCAATTTCGTATATATTTATGATATCCTTAAGCTGACACTTGAGCTTGTGGAAAAACAGATCATTAAGGACGGCATAAAATTGTCTGTGAATATCCTGTCTGATTTGCCCGGAATCAATGCATGCAGTCAGGAGATCCAGCAGGTTTTTTTTAATATTATCAGTAATGCACGTTATGCATTAAAGAAAAAATATCCAACCCCCCATGAGAATAAAATTTTTGAAATTAAAGGGAAAGTCATTATAAGTGAAGAAAAAAAATATGTGCGATTGATATTTTATGACAGAGGGCTTGGAATTCCCAGGGATTTTTTGGATAAAGTGACAGATCCTTTTTTTTCAACCAAACCCAGGGGTGAGGGAACCGGACTTGGGCTTTCCATAAGTCATGGCATTATCGAAGCCCATGGGGGAAAACTTTTGTTTGAAAGCAAAGAAGGTGAATATACAAAAGTCATGGTAGATCTTCCAATTCATAAAGTGCCAAATCCAGAAGAAAAATTATGA
- a CDS encoding sigma-54 dependent transcriptional regulator: MKSKILIIDDEENIRFGFEMILSDQGYDVMTAKDYDSALKTISGIEPDLIITDIILGRLTGMDLLVEVKKRKLLCPVIMITGEPNLETSTDAVRLGAFDYIPKPIRKETLLRIAGMGLQHKKLLDNKRQLKLENIRVRRNMEAIFRSLKDGVITVNNDLQVIEANESVKKICRFSIKEIVGKNFEKIQTDCSRSCLPVLKETLRTKKSIGEFRVECRHPDQPRQVVLLTSSSLRSHATQSLGAVLVVRDITRLTTLELELKERNQFHGIIGKSSKMQNIYNLLENLADTDTTVLITGETGTGKELVAHAIHYNSPRKENPFIKVNCSVLSENLLESELFGHVKGAFTGAVKNRKGRFEMADHGTIFLDEIGDISPLIQLKLLRVLQEREFERVGDSIPIKIDVRIIAATNCNLKEKIKLGEIREDLYYRIKVVDIPIPSLKERREDILLLSDYFLDRFNKRFKKQLSGLSNEVVNAFMNYAWPGNIRELEHAIEHGFVLCQGKTMRFDHLPLEIKTCLRTEKPGRLGQVAVNKEDLIQALKKTGWNKSKAARILGVGRRTIYRKIEQYKISMP; this comes from the coding sequence ATGAAATCAAAAATTCTTATAATTGATGATGAAGAAAATATCCGTTTTGGTTTTGAAATGATCCTGTCTGATCAGGGCTATGATGTGATGACAGCCAAAGATTATGATTCTGCGCTTAAGACTATTTCAGGTATTGAACCTGATTTGATAATTACCGATATCATCCTTGGGCGGCTTACGGGAATGGACCTTCTTGTTGAAGTAAAAAAAAGAAAATTGCTCTGTCCTGTTATCATGATAACGGGCGAACCGAACCTTGAGACATCAACAGATGCCGTCCGGCTGGGGGCATTTGATTACATTCCCAAACCCATTCGAAAAGAGACTTTGTTGCGCATCGCCGGTATGGGACTTCAACACAAAAAACTTCTGGACAATAAAAGGCAGTTGAAGTTGGAGAACATAAGGGTCCGCCGGAATATGGAGGCCATATTCAGAAGTTTAAAAGATGGAGTTATCACTGTTAATAATGATTTGCAGGTGATTGAAGCCAATGAATCCGTAAAAAAAATCTGCAGGTTTTCCATCAAAGAGATTGTTGGAAAAAATTTTGAAAAAATTCAAACCGATTGCAGCAGGTCTTGTCTTCCTGTTTTGAAAGAGACGTTGAGAACAAAAAAAAGCATTGGGGAATTTAGAGTTGAATGCAGACATCCCGACCAGCCCCGTCAAGTCGTTCTTTTGACCAGTTCTTCGCTTAGAAGCCATGCCACGCAGTCTCTTGGTGCTGTCCTGGTTGTCAGAGATATCACAAGGCTTACAACCCTTGAGCTTGAGTTAAAAGAACGTAATCAATTTCATGGAATTATCGGGAAAAGCAGCAAGATGCAAAATATTTATAACCTCCTGGAAAATCTTGCAGATACGGATACTACGGTTTTGATTACAGGCGAGACCGGAACAGGCAAGGAACTGGTTGCCCATGCCATTCATTATAACAGCCCACGCAAAGAAAATCCGTTTATAAAAGTGAACTGCAGTGTTCTGTCTGAAAATCTTCTGGAAAGCGAATTGTTCGGACATGTTAAAGGTGCCTTTACCGGTGCAGTAAAAAACAGGAAGGGCCGATTTGAAATGGCGGATCACGGCACTATTTTTTTAGACGAAATTGGTGATATTTCTCCTTTAATTCAGCTTAAACTTTTAAGAGTTCTTCAAGAAAGAGAGTTTGAGCGTGTTGGGGATTCAATCCCGATAAAAATTGATGTGCGTATCATTGCTGCGACAAATTGTAATCTAAAAGAAAAGATAAAGCTTGGAGAAATCAGGGAGGATTTATATTATAGAATCAAGGTTGTGGATATTCCTATTCCTTCGCTGAAAGAGAGGCGAGAAGATATACTTCTTTTGTCGGATTATTTTTTAGATCGTTTTAACAAGCGTTTTAAAAAACAGCTCAGCGGTTTGTCAAATGAAGTGGTTAATGCATTTATGAATTATGCTTGGCCTGGAAATATAAGAGAATTAGAACACGCAATAGAGCATGGGTTTGTTTTATGTCAGGGTAAAACCATGAGATTTGATCATTTGCCTTTGGAAATAAAAACTTGTTTAAGGACTGAAAAACCGGGGCGTTTGGGACAAGTTGCCGTCAATAAAGAAGATCTGATTCAGGCGTTAAAAAAAACCGGTTGGAACAAATCCAAAGCTGCGCGAATTTTAGGGGTAGGGCGCAGAACAATTTATCGCAAGATCGAACAATATAAAATTTCAATGCCGTAA
- a CDS encoding methyl-accepting chemotaxis protein has translation MFKKMKLGTKIFSGFALVLVFLCIVTFIGSKSLSGVVDRVEKADDVNRIVKTILETRQQEKNYIIRGGDTYISKVEADIKKLLEQAAEAKNKFTQNIDKANIDKVIEKATAYTRAFKEYVELDHQKDKAMEEMRSRAREVLAQSEAIRADQKQQLAVIMDNGADNDRINDKLEKADDANRIIKWFMDARKNEKEFIISKGENKWRKNVETDLAKILALSTDLKSRFKFNKNIEQINAVIAGIHAYDKAFDDFEQLMKTQEAADADMVAAARSVNVICTAARADQKAKMEHQISTANHIILMATFIAIFLGILFAFIITRAITKPLSIVIQGLGEGANQVASASGQVSSASQSLAEGSSQQAASIEETSSSMEEMSSMTNKNAENAKEAQNKMAQAREIVGKVNSNLEELFSAIKEIKTSSDETGKIVKTIDEIAFQTNLLALNAAVEAARAGEAGAGFAVVADEVRSLAMRAADAAKNTTELIDSTVAAVTKGDNLTIKTQEAFKINIEIAMAIGELIDEISGASSEQAIGIEQVNIAVAEMDKVVQQNAANAEESASASEELNAQAEQLKDYVGDLTSLVTGEIKQKHTHSPVCIKSIPVNLKTERDSRTRMLPKPKNEIRPDQVILFDENFKDF, from the coding sequence ATGTTTAAAAAAATGAAGCTTGGTACGAAAATTTTTTCAGGGTTTGCGTTGGTACTTGTTTTTCTTTGTATAGTTACTTTTATTGGTTCTAAAAGTCTGTCAGGCGTTGTTGACAGGGTGGAAAAAGCCGATGATGTGAATCGCATAGTTAAAACTATTTTAGAAACACGACAACAGGAAAAGAATTATATTATCCGTGGGGGTGACACCTATATAAGCAAAGTTGAGGCCGACATAAAAAAGTTGCTTGAACAGGCCGCAGAAGCGAAAAATAAATTTACTCAGAACATCGACAAGGCCAATATAGATAAGGTGATTGAAAAAGCAACTGCTTATACCAGGGCCTTTAAAGAATATGTTGAACTGGATCATCAAAAGGATAAGGCCATGGAAGAAATGCGGTCCAGAGCAAGGGAAGTTCTGGCACAGAGTGAGGCCATCCGGGCAGATCAGAAGCAACAGCTGGCTGTAATAATGGACAACGGTGCTGATAATGATCGTATCAACGACAAACTTGAAAAGGCGGATGATGCCAATAGAATCATCAAATGGTTTATGGATGCTCGTAAAAACGAGAAGGAATTCATCATATCCAAGGGAGAAAATAAATGGCGAAAAAATGTTGAAACCGACTTGGCAAAGATTTTGGCCTTGTCAACGGATCTGAAATCACGGTTTAAGTTCAACAAAAACATTGAACAGATAAATGCGGTTATTGCAGGCATCCATGCCTATGATAAGGCGTTTGATGATTTTGAACAGCTTATGAAGACACAGGAAGCCGCTGATGCTGATATGGTCGCAGCCGCAAGGAGTGTCAATGTGATCTGCACGGCAGCAAGGGCGGATCAAAAGGCAAAAATGGAACATCAGATTTCAACTGCAAATCATATCATCCTCATGGCAACCTTTATTGCTATTTTTTTGGGTATTTTATTTGCATTTATCATTACAAGGGCCATTACCAAGCCTTTGAGCATAGTGATTCAGGGTCTGGGCGAAGGAGCCAACCAGGTTGCTTCAGCCTCAGGTCAGGTATCTTCCGCCAGTCAGTCTCTGGCTGAAGGTTCTTCACAGCAGGCAGCTTCAATAGAAGAGACCTCGTCTTCCATGGAGGAAATGTCTTCAATGACAAATAAAAATGCTGAAAATGCCAAAGAAGCCCAGAATAAAATGGCTCAAGCCCGCGAGATCGTGGGGAAAGTCAATAGCAATCTGGAAGAGCTGTTTAGCGCTATTAAGGAGATCAAAACGTCCAGTGATGAAACCGGCAAAATTGTTAAGACCATTGATGAAATTGCGTTTCAAACCAATTTGCTTGCCTTGAACGCGGCGGTTGAGGCGGCCCGGGCAGGAGAGGCAGGCGCAGGTTTCGCAGTTGTAGCCGATGAAGTCAGGAGTCTTGCCATGCGTGCTGCAGATGCAGCAAAAAATACAACTGAGTTGATTGACAGTACGGTTGCAGCAGTCACAAAAGGCGATAACCTCACAATTAAAACCCAGGAAGCGTTTAAGATTAATATTGAAATTGCAATGGCCATAGGAGAGCTTATTGATGAAATTTCAGGAGCATCAAGTGAACAAGCTATTGGTATTGAGCAGGTTAATATTGCCGTTGCCGAGATGGATAAGGTTGTTCAACAGAATGCTGCCAATGCTGAAGAATCTGCTTCAGCGTCAGAAGAGCTGAATGCCCAGGCAGAACAACTAAAAGATTATGTGGGTGATCTGACATCTCTTGTAACAGGTGAAATTAAACAAAAACACACACATTCTCCCGTCTGTATAAAATCCATACCGGTCAACCTTAAAACGGAAAGGGATTCCAGAACCAGGATGCTGCCTAAACCTAAAAATGAAATAAGGCCTGATCAAGTTATTTTATTTGATGAGAATTTTAAAGATTTTTAA
- a CDS encoding acetate--CoA ligase family protein encodes MDRLDAIFAPETIAVIGASTQKGKVGHDIFANILSGGFKGTLYPVNPKAKSVLSVKCYTRIASIPDPIDLAMIILPPKAALPAVADCIAKGVKGIVIVSAGFKEVGGEGARIEKEIKALCANAKVRLVGPNCLGVINPSPKVSLNASFSARMPKPGNVSFISQSGALCTAVLDYAADKGFGFSKFISIGNKADVDELDLLRYYYNDPDTDVVMIYMEELSRSAEEFISEVRQMTSGSNPTHVIAIKSGSSDAGARAAASHTGALAGSDALYDAIFSMSGILRCATVNQLFDYAQAFAANKYPTGDKIAIITNAGGPGIIATDMSEQSGLKLATFSDETVKELKKYLPSTANFHNPVDVIGDAAKDRYENTLATVLSDRGVDAALIILTPQSMTDAIGTAEAIVKIARNSIKPIVCSFMGVVDVSDGVKLLQKHKIPVYQFPESAARSLGALREGMKWIFRKILPQYDLVYDTAKAKQIIEKYVQEGRLVLGELDGNEILKCYGFNTLPMELSKNKTEACTIADTLGYPVVMKIVSPDILHKTDAGGVVVGLEDSESVAEAFETIMEKARDYNPDAVIEGVLIQKLAPKGKEVILGLSKDPVFGHAVMFGLGGIFVEVYKDVVFRLSPMGRNTARRMVKAIKGYPILEGLRGEKPSDIEILEKHIVSLKAMADNHPMIKELDINPLFVHEEGKGTTVADIIIRLENQEN; translated from the coding sequence ATGGACAGGCTGGACGCAATTTTCGCACCTGAAACCATAGCGGTTATTGGGGCGTCAACACAAAAAGGCAAAGTAGGTCACGATATCTTTGCCAATATTTTATCCGGAGGGTTTAAGGGAACGCTCTATCCTGTTAATCCAAAAGCAAAATCGGTTTTAAGTGTAAAATGCTATACGCGTATTGCAAGCATTCCAGATCCCATTGATCTGGCAATGATTATTCTTCCTCCAAAAGCTGCTTTGCCTGCTGTAGCAGATTGTATTGCAAAAGGGGTTAAAGGGATTGTAATTGTATCTGCCGGGTTTAAGGAAGTGGGAGGAGAAGGTGCCAGGATTGAAAAAGAAATTAAAGCCTTGTGTGCCAACGCAAAAGTAAGACTGGTGGGACCCAATTGTCTGGGAGTGATCAATCCTTCTCCCAAAGTGTCGTTGAATGCCAGTTTTTCAGCACGCATGCCCAAGCCCGGAAATGTTTCTTTTATTTCTCAAAGCGGTGCGCTCTGCACTGCCGTGCTTGACTATGCAGCAGATAAAGGATTTGGTTTTTCAAAATTTATTTCAATTGGAAACAAGGCAGATGTGGATGAGCTGGATTTATTAAGATATTATTATAATGATCCTGACACGGATGTGGTGATGATATACATGGAAGAACTCTCTAGGAGCGCTGAAGAATTTATTTCAGAAGTCAGACAGATGACTTCTGGAAGCAATCCTACCCATGTGATTGCCATTAAATCAGGTTCCTCTGATGCAGGTGCAAGGGCTGCTGCGTCACATACCGGAGCCCTTGCCGGTTCTGACGCTTTGTATGATGCAATTTTCAGCATGTCCGGAATTTTGCGGTGTGCGACGGTGAATCAATTGTTTGATTATGCCCAGGCCTTTGCCGCAAACAAGTATCCAACAGGAGACAAAATTGCCATTATCACCAATGCCGGTGGACCCGGCATTATTGCGACAGACATGAGTGAACAGTCTGGTTTGAAATTGGCCACATTTTCTGATGAGACCGTTAAAGAATTGAAAAAATATCTGCCGTCCACAGCCAATTTTCATAACCCGGTGGATGTGATCGGTGATGCCGCAAAAGATCGGTATGAAAATACACTGGCTACTGTATTAAGTGATCGCGGAGTAGACGCTGCCTTGATCATTTTAACCCCGCAATCCATGACCGATGCCATTGGCACGGCCGAGGCTATTGTGAAGATTGCCAGGAACAGCATTAAACCTATTGTCTGCTCGTTCATGGGCGTTGTTGATGTATCTGATGGCGTCAAGCTTTTGCAGAAACATAAAATTCCCGTTTACCAGTTTCCGGAGAGTGCTGCCAGGTCTTTGGGTGCGCTCAGGGAAGGAATGAAGTGGATTTTCAGAAAAATTTTGCCACAATATGATCTGGTTTATGATACCGCTAAAGCAAAGCAGATCATTGAAAAATATGTGCAGGAAGGTAGGCTGGTTTTAGGTGAACTGGACGGAAATGAGATTCTTAAGTGTTATGGATTCAACACATTGCCAATGGAATTGTCTAAAAATAAAACAGAGGCCTGCACAATTGCAGACACACTCGGATACCCGGTTGTCATGAAGATTGTCTCTCCTGATATTCTTCACAAAACAGATGCCGGTGGTGTTGTGGTGGGGCTTGAAGACAGTGAGAGCGTTGCAGAAGCTTTTGAAACCATCATGGAAAAAGCCCGGGATTATAATCCTGATGCCGTGATAGAAGGTGTTCTGATTCAGAAGCTGGCCCCAAAAGGCAAGGAAGTTATTTTGGGATTGTCAAAAGATCCGGTTTTCGGACATGCTGTTATGTTTGGACTGGGGGGGATTTTTGTTGAAGTTTATAAGGATGTTGTATTCCGCTTGTCTCCCATGGGCAGAAACACAGCAAGGAGAATGGTTAAGGCGATAAAAGGATATCCGATTCTTGAGGGGTTGCGGGGTGAGAAGCCGTCGGATATTGAAATTCTGGAAAAACATATTGTTTCTTTAAAAGCTATGGCTGATAATCATCCCATGATAAAAGAACTGGATATTAATCCCCTGTTTGTACACGAGGAGGGCAAGGGCACAACGGTTGCCGATATTATTATCCGGCTGGAAAATCAGGAGAACTGA
- a CDS encoding 4'-phosphopantetheinyl transferase family protein produces the protein MPEDIQVLKRKNKVAALSRFAMESAKASALKSTFLIDRFIKDDLGVPEPSNGCFWSVSHKPDFVAGVVSIEKIGIDVEQIKDVSEALFKKIVDPDEAGCFRGQDKKIIFFRVFTAKEAVLKKTTDGLKGMSKVKIKKVHDDNNIILEYLNTNYLVENFYFDGYLASVTKDRFDVQWALE, from the coding sequence GTGCCTGAAGACATTCAGGTGTTGAAAAGAAAAAATAAAGTGGCTGCCTTGAGCCGGTTTGCCATGGAAAGCGCCAAAGCCTCTGCCCTTAAATCAACATTTTTAATAGACAGGTTTATTAAAGATGATCTGGGGGTGCCTGAACCATCAAATGGTTGTTTCTGGTCTGTCAGCCATAAGCCGGATTTTGTAGCAGGGGTTGTTTCAATTGAAAAAATCGGCATTGATGTGGAACAGATTAAAGATGTTTCTGAAGCATTATTTAAAAAAATTGTTGATCCTGATGAAGCTGGATGTTTTAGAGGTCAGGATAAAAAGATTATTTTCTTTCGGGTATTTACAGCAAAAGAAGCAGTATTAAAGAAAACAACAGACGGGCTTAAAGGGATGTCAAAAGTAAAAATAAAAAAGGTTCATGATGATAACAATATTATTCTTGAATATTTAAATACAAATTATTTAGTTGAAAATTTTTATTTTGACGGTTACCTTGCATCCGTTACAAAGGATCGTTTTGATGTCCAATGGGCATTGGAATAA
- a CDS encoding DUF1844 domain-containing protein — protein sequence MAKGNGFTMSNDSSGTKVSLPKVDFSSFIMSLYSSGLVQLGKVEDPSTGKKSVNFDLARQTIDMIAMLEEKTKGNLTEEENNLLKALLVEIRMAFVEAKT from the coding sequence ATGGCCAAAGGAAACGGTTTCACAATGAGCAATGATTCTTCAGGCACCAAAGTCTCATTGCCGAAAGTTGATTTTTCAAGCTTTATCATGTCTTTATATTCATCAGGACTTGTTCAACTTGGCAAGGTTGAGGATCCTTCAACAGGAAAAAAATCCGTTAATTTTGACCTTGCAAGGCAAACAATAGATATGATTGCCATGCTGGAAGAAAAAACCAAGGGCAATTTAACCGAGGAAGAAAACAACCTGCTCAAGGCACTGCTTGTTGAGATCAGGATGGCATTTGTCGAGGCAAAAACTTGA
- the ispE gene encoding 4-(cytidine 5'-diphospho)-2-C-methyl-D-erythritol kinase yields the protein MRQKYKSFAKINLFLYVTSRRKDGYHNLYSLMTQIDLCDDICIDFSQRTMSISCDHPGVPADESNIAFRAARVFYHQLKMNGREEKNGLSIEIVKKIPPGGGLGGGSSNAATVLTALNTHFKAPFSKKELMKIGLSLGADVPFFIFGRPAIAKGVGEKLEKAPNLKSCYIVLCDPGVAASTARVYKNIDFNLTSEQKYTINPGLNVPLRGQGFDLRGRMHNDLEESACRLYPEIKETKEEMELLLQQRVCMTGSGSSLFALFSERTAAKKGCEMLLEKWAGSKRKVFLSSFN from the coding sequence TTGAGACAAAAGTATAAATCCTTTGCAAAGATAAACCTGTTTTTATATGTCACTTCCAGGCGTAAGGATGGATACCATAATCTTTATTCATTGATGACACAGATAGATCTGTGTGATGATATTTGTATTGATTTTTCACAAAGAACGATGTCGATTTCCTGTGATCATCCGGGTGTTCCGGCAGATGAATCAAACATTGCTTTTAGAGCAGCCAGGGTTTTTTATCATCAGTTGAAAATGAATGGGCGTGAAGAAAAAAATGGTCTGTCCATTGAAATTGTAAAAAAAATTCCCCCGGGCGGAGGGCTGGGCGGAGGAAGCAGCAATGCGGCAACTGTATTAACTGCTTTGAACACACATTTTAAGGCACCGTTTTCAAAAAAAGAATTGATGAAAATAGGTCTTAGTCTGGGTGCTGATGTCCCTTTTTTTATTTTTGGAAGACCGGCAATTGCCAAAGGTGTTGGGGAAAAACTTGAGAAAGCGCCAAATCTTAAATCCTGCTATATTGTATTATGTGATCCAGGGGTAGCTGCCTCAACAGCCAGGGTATATAAAAATATTGATTTTAATTTGACATCAGAACAAAAATATACTATAAATCCTGGTCTGAATGTGCCGTTACGGGGACAGGGATTTGATTTAAGGGGGCGGATGCACAATGATCTTGAAGAATCAGCGTGTCGTTTGTATCCCGAGATCAAGGAAACAAAAGAGGAGATGGAGTTGTTGTTGCAACAAAGGGTGTGTATGACTGGAAGCGGCTCATCTCTTTTTGCTCTTTTTTCAGAGCGTACAGCTGCAAAAAAAGGCTGTGAAATGCTTTTGGAAAAATGGGCTGGCAGTAAAAGAAAAGTGTTTCTTTCCTCGTTTAATTAA
- a CDS encoding ribose-phosphate diphosphokinase produces the protein MKGLSIFAGNSNPVLSDMISGYLAKPLGRLKVDRFSDGETQVEIQENVRKQEIFVIQSTCNPVNDNLVELLLMIDAFKRSSASRITAVIPYFGYSRQDKKVSPRVPISAKLVADLLENTGVHRVITMDLHAGQIQGFFNCPVDNLYAAPVIIDDIKARYPENLVVVSPDAGGVERARAYAKRLNAGLAIVDKRRSAPNKAKAMAIIGDVQDKIAIVIDDMVDTAGTLTEAASVIVDNGANAVHAYCTHPVLSGPAIDRINKSSLSSLVATDTIPLSEEAKLCGKIETLSIAKLVGEAIVRSYRGDSVNSLFV, from the coding sequence ATGAAAGGCTTGTCTATTTTTGCAGGAAATTCGAATCCCGTCCTTTCGGACATGATTTCGGGGTATCTTGCAAAACCGCTAGGAAGATTGAAAGTTGACCGTTTTAGTGACGGCGAAACCCAAGTTGAAATTCAAGAAAATGTCAGAAAACAGGAAATTTTTGTCATACAATCAACGTGTAATCCTGTGAATGACAATCTTGTTGAGTTGCTTCTTATGATTGATGCATTTAAAAGGTCTTCCGCCAGTAGAATTACCGCAGTTATTCCTTATTTCGGATATTCACGCCAGGATAAAAAAGTGTCTCCCAGGGTTCCTATCAGCGCTAAACTTGTTGCAGATCTTCTTGAGAATACAGGTGTTCACAGAGTGATTACAATGGATCTGCATGCCGGACAAATTCAAGGTTTTTTTAATTGTCCTGTGGATAATCTTTATGCCGCCCCGGTTATTATTGATGATATTAAGGCCCGCTATCCGGAAAACCTAGTTGTTGTATCGCCTGATGCCGGTGGTGTTGAAAGGGCAAGGGCATATGCAAAACGCCTGAATGCCGGTCTTGCCATTGTCGATAAAAGACGGAGTGCGCCGAACAAGGCAAAAGCAATGGCTATTATCGGAGATGTTCAAGATAAGATAGCTATTGTTATTGATGATATGGTTGATACGGCAGGAACATTGACAGAGGCTGCAAGTGTTATCGTGGACAACGGTGCAAATGCAGTTCACGCTTACTGCACGCATCCAGTGCTTTCAGGGCCGGCTATTGATCGAATAAACAAGTCATCTTTAAGTTCTCTTGTTGCAACAGATACTATCCCTTTGTCTGAAGAAGCAAAATTATGTGGCAAGATTGAGACGCTTTCCATTGCCAAGCTTGTCGGTGAGGCGATTGTACGCAGTTACAGGGGAGATTCTGTAAATTCTCTATTTGTATAA